The following proteins come from a genomic window of Miscanthus floridulus cultivar M001 chromosome 2, ASM1932011v1, whole genome shotgun sequence:
- the LOC136537908 gene encoding photosystem I reaction center subunit III, chloroplastic-like: protein MAALAASSTAAFASKPRLPRARLSVACSATGGDSNGSSNSSVSLASSVKTFSAALALSSVLLSSAATSPPPAAADIAGLTPCKESKAFAKREKNSIKKLTASLKKYAPDSAPALAINATIEKTKRRFENYGKFGLLCGADGLPHLIVSGDQRHWGEFITPGLLFLYIAGWIGWVGRSYLIAISGEKKPAMREIIIDVELATRLLPRGFIWPVAAYRELINGDLVVDDKDVGYY, encoded by the coding sequence ATGGCCGCCCTCGCCGCCTCCTCCACGGCCGCCTTCGCCTCGAAGCCGCGCCTCCCGCGGGCGCGCCTCTCCGTGGCCTGCTCCGCCACCGGCGGCGACAGCAACGGCAGCTCCAACAGCAGCGTGTCGCTCGCGTCCTCCGTGAAGACGTTCTCGGCCGCGCTGGCGCTGTCGTCGGTGCTGCTGTCCTCGGCCGCCACCTCCCCACCGCCCGCGGCCGCCGACATCGCGGGCCTGACCCCGTGCAAGGAGTCCAAGGCGTTCGCGAAGCGCGAGAAGAACTCGATCAAGAAGCTGACGGCGTCGCTCAAGAAGTACGCGCCCGACAGCGCGCCGGCGCTCGCCATCAACGCCACCATCGAGAAGACGAAGCGGCGGTTCGAGAACTACGGCAAGTTCGGCCTGCTCTGCGGCGCCGACGGCCTGCCGCACCTCATCGTGAGCGGCGACCAGCGGCACTGGGGCGAGTTCATCACCCCCGGGCTGCTCTTCCTCTACATCGCCGGGTGGATCGGGTGGGTCGGCAGGAGCTACCTCATCGCCATCAGCGGCGAGAAGAAGCCCGCCATGAGGGAGATCATCATCGACGTCGAGCTCGCCACCCGCCTCCTCCCCAGGGGGTTCATCTGGCCCGTTGCGGCATACCGCGAGCTCATCAACGGAGACCTCGTCGTCGACGACAAGGACGTCGGCTACTACTAA